TCCCGTCAGTGTCGCGGTGACATTTCCTGTCGCATCGTCCACGACGGTGACGCTGTTGCCTGCCGCATTCGGCACCCAGATGTGCTTGCCATCGAAGACGGGAAAATACGGCGAGGCGCCGACCGGGACCGTCTGGAGGACGGCGCCGGTTTTTGTGTTGAGCTTCAGGAGGGTGTTCTGTCCGGCATCGGTTACCCAGACGTTCTGGCCGTCGTGGAGGATTCCTCTCGGGTTGCTAAACCCCGTGAACTCCGTGACGTTCCACGGATAGTCCTGCCCGGGAGTGATTCTCGACACGCGGATCCCGTCGGCCGTCCAGAAGCGGCTTCCTCCATAAGCGATGGACTCCGGCAGGCCCCCCAGATGCGCGACACGAAGCGGCCCGTCGTTCTGATCGGGCGAAAGCATGTAGAGACCCGGGTTGTCGTCCACCGTAAAGAAGATCTTGCCGGCCGCCACGAGGACCGCATCGATCTGGCTGTACCCTCCCCAGGCGTTGATTTCCGCTCCGTCCGTGCCCCGAAATTCCACGAGTTGGCCGCCGGATCCCAGCAGAAACGTGGCCCAGATGTGGACCCCGTCCGAGACGACATTGAGAGGATGGCCGCCCCAGCTCGCGATGCCGAGCAAGCCCCGATCCGCGGTGTACCGGGGGATCGTCGTCCACCACTGACCAAGCGCCGCCCGGCGGCTGGAATCCACGTTCTGGCCGATGGCCAGCGCGGCGCTCGAGAGGAGCAGCACGGCGGCGAGTATTGAAATCCGTTTCATCTCTTTTTCCCTTTCTGTCGGAGGAGCTCAGTGATTCGCGGCCGACGGCGACTTCCGGCAGGCCTCGATCTTTTTCATTT
Above is a window of Thermoanaerobaculia bacterium DNA encoding:
- a CDS encoding YncE family protein; the encoded protein is MKRISILAAVLLLSSAALAIGQNVDSSRRAALGQWWTTIPRYTADRGLLGIASWGGHPLNVVSDGVHIWATFLLGSGGQLVEFRGTDGAEINAWGGYSQIDAVLVAAGKIFFTVDDNPGLYMLSPDQNDGPLRVAHLGGLPESIAYGGSRFWTADGIRVSRITPGQDYPWNVTEFTGFSNPRGILHDGQNVWVTDAGQNTLLKLNTKTGAVLQTVPVGASPYFPVFDGKHIWVPNAAGNSVTVVDDATGNVTATLTGNGLQAPYQAAFDGKRVLVTNAGGHSVSLWNAKDLSIIGTYSTGSGSNPGGVCSDGIDFWIALRGFGGLGRF